A single genomic interval of Agarivorans aestuarii harbors:
- a CDS encoding SufE family protein produces MNKAPQVDLSIEQIEQRFANCSSWEERYRQLLLLSKALSPMDSQYQTEENLVQGCESDVWLYYANEQLFINSNAKIIKGLLVIVLASFVQQTESTQTIFSQTLEKLGLAHHLSESRNNGITAILQKIATLS; encoded by the coding sequence ATGAATAAAGCGCCACAAGTGGATTTAAGCATAGAGCAAATAGAACAGCGCTTTGCTAATTGTAGTTCGTGGGAAGAGCGCTACCGTCAACTACTGCTGTTAAGTAAGGCTCTGAGCCCGATGGATTCTCAATACCAAACAGAAGAAAACTTAGTGCAAGGCTGCGAAAGTGATGTGTGGCTGTATTATGCAAATGAACAGCTGTTCATAAATAGCAATGCCAAAATCATAAAGGGTTTACTGGTGATTGTGTTAGCCAGCTTCGTCCAGCAAACTGAAAGCACTCAAACAATATTTAGCCAAACTTTAGAAAAGCTTGGCTTGGCGCATCATTTAAGTGAATCGAGAAACAACGGAATAACGGCGATATTGCAGAAAATAGCAACGTTAAGCTAA
- a CDS encoding SpoVR family protein, with the protein MSKTKMLPDGPDWTFEMLELYHQEIEKVAQHYQLDTYPNQIEVITAEQMMDAYSSVGMPIGYHHWSYGKKFIQTEQTYKRGQMGLAYEIVINSDPCIAYLMEENTMPMQALVIAHACFGHNSFFKNNYLFKTWTDASSIIDYLVFAKNYISKCEARHGVQAVEDLLDSCHALMNYGVDRYKRPSPISMEEEKSRQDARAEYLQSQINELWKTIPTKEDPNVEKRQRFPASPEENMLYFIEKHAPLLETWQREIVRIVRKISQYFYPQKQTQVMNEGWATFWHYTITNHMFDHGQVSERFILEILHSHTSVVMQPAYNSPYFNGINPYALGFAMMTDIRRICESPTDEDRKWFPDIAGSDWLKTLHFAMRNFKDESFISQYLSPKVIRDLKLFTLDDDENKPYLKVKAIHDDHGYQQVREALSAQYNLSNIEPNIQVYNVNLRGDRSLTLRYVPHQGIPLGKSKDEVIKHLHRLWGFDVILEQSDDNGGVQEIARCPAQD; encoded by the coding sequence ATGAGCAAAACTAAGATGTTGCCCGATGGACCAGATTGGACCTTTGAAATGCTTGAGCTTTATCATCAAGAGATTGAAAAGGTTGCACAACACTATCAATTAGATACTTATCCAAATCAAATTGAAGTGATTACCGCCGAACAGATGATGGATGCTTATTCCAGCGTAGGTATGCCCATTGGCTATCATCATTGGTCTTACGGTAAAAAATTTATCCAAACCGAACAAACCTACAAACGTGGTCAAATGGGTCTGGCCTACGAAATTGTTATTAATTCAGACCCTTGTATTGCTTACTTGATGGAAGAAAACACCATGCCAATGCAGGCTTTGGTTATCGCCCATGCCTGCTTTGGCCATAATAGTTTCTTCAAAAATAACTACCTGTTTAAAACTTGGACCGACGCCAGCTCAATCATTGATTATTTGGTATTTGCCAAAAACTACATTAGCAAATGTGAAGCTCGCCATGGCGTTCAGGCGGTTGAAGATTTGCTCGACTCTTGCCACGCCTTAATGAACTACGGCGTCGATCGTTACAAACGACCCAGCCCAATTTCAATGGAAGAGGAAAAGTCTCGTCAAGACGCTCGAGCCGAATACTTACAGAGCCAAATCAATGAGTTGTGGAAAACCATTCCTACAAAAGAAGATCCAAACGTAGAAAAACGTCAGCGTTTTCCCGCCTCCCCTGAAGAGAACATGCTCTATTTCATCGAGAAACATGCCCCCTTATTGGAAACTTGGCAGCGAGAAATTGTTCGCATTGTAAGAAAAATCAGTCAGTACTTTTATCCACAAAAACAAACTCAAGTGATGAATGAAGGATGGGCCACCTTCTGGCATTACACCATCACCAATCATATGTTCGACCACGGACAAGTGAGCGAGCGCTTTATTCTAGAGATTTTGCACAGCCACACCAGCGTAGTGATGCAACCCGCTTATAACAGCCCTTATTTTAATGGGATAAACCCCTATGCTTTGGGTTTTGCCATGATGACCGACATTCGTAGGATATGTGAATCACCCACCGATGAGGATCGCAAGTGGTTCCCTGATATCGCCGGCAGCGATTGGCTTAAAACCCTACATTTTGCCATGCGGAACTTTAAGGATGAAAGCTTTATTAGCCAATACTTATCACCCAAGGTAATACGTGACTTAAAATTATTTACCCTAGATGATGACGAAAACAAGCCCTACCTAAAGGTTAAAGCCATTCATGACGACCATGGTTATCAGCAAGTAAGAGAAGCGCTCAGTGCCCAATACAACCTAAGCAATATTGAACCTAACATTCAGGTATACAATGTTAACTTACGCGGTGATCGGTCGCTCACCTTGCGTTACGTTCCTCATCAAGGCATTCCTCTTGGGAAAAGCAAAGATGAAGTGATTAAACACCTACATCGCTTATGGGGCTTTGACGTGATTCTCGAACAAAGTGACGATAATGGCGGGGTACAAGAAATAGCCCGCTGCCCAGCCCAAGACTAG
- a CDS encoding PrkA family serine protein kinase, which produces MSIFDHYQQRYEQAQEEELSLDQFLTLCKEQPSTYASAAERLLLAIGEPEMVDTSKDSRLSRLFSNRVIARYPAFKEFYGMEDSIEQIVSYLKHSSQGLEERKQILYLLGPVGGGKSSLAEKLKALMQQVPIYRLKGSPVNDHPFCLFDANEDGNILEKEYGISKRHLKNIMSPWAAKRLNEYCGDISKFKVVKCYPSIINQIAIAKTEPGDENNQDISSLVGKVDIRQLEHFAQNDPDAYSYSGALCRANQGLMEFVEMFKAPIKVLHPLLTATQEGNFNGTEGLSAIPFEGIILAHSNESEWQSFKNNKNNEAFLDRVYIVKVPYCLRVSEEIKIYQKLLDNSELNTAKCAPSTLELLSQFSVLSRLKDPENSSIYSKMRVYDGETLKDTDPKAKSYQEYRDFAGVNEGMEGLSTRFAFKILSRVFNFDTTEVAANAVHLFYVLEQQIEREQYSQEVADRYLEHLKGYLIPKYVDFIGKEIQTAYLESYSEYGQNIFDRYVIYADFWIQDQEYRDPDTGQLFDRAALNAELEKIEKPAGISNPKDFRNEIVNFVLRARAGNDGKNPNWTSYEKLRTVIEKKMFSNTEDLLPVISFNTKTSADDQQKHDDFVARMMEKGYTRKQVRLLSEWYLRVRKSS; this is translated from the coding sequence ATGAGTATTTTTGACCACTATCAACAGCGTTACGAGCAGGCTCAAGAAGAAGAGTTATCTCTCGATCAGTTTTTAACACTTTGTAAAGAACAACCAAGTACTTACGCCAGTGCTGCAGAACGGCTTTTACTCGCCATTGGCGAACCAGAAATGGTCGATACTTCTAAAGACTCACGCCTAAGCCGGCTTTTCTCTAACCGCGTTATTGCTCGCTACCCTGCATTTAAAGAATTTTATGGGATGGAAGATAGCATTGAACAAATCGTCTCCTATCTAAAACACTCCTCGCAAGGCCTTGAAGAGCGAAAGCAAATACTTTACTTGTTGGGACCAGTTGGCGGCGGTAAGTCCTCTTTAGCGGAAAAACTCAAAGCCCTCATGCAACAAGTACCTATTTATCGCTTGAAAGGCTCTCCAGTAAACGACCATCCATTCTGCTTATTTGACGCCAACGAAGATGGCAACATTCTTGAGAAAGAATACGGCATTAGTAAGCGCCATTTAAAAAACATTATGTCGCCTTGGGCAGCCAAACGTTTAAATGAATACTGCGGAGATATTAGTAAGTTCAAGGTGGTTAAATGCTATCCCTCCATCATCAATCAAATTGCCATCGCTAAAACTGAACCAGGTGATGAAAACAACCAAGATATTTCTTCATTGGTGGGTAAAGTTGATATTCGCCAGTTAGAGCATTTTGCTCAAAACGACCCCGATGCCTACAGCTACTCAGGAGCCTTGTGTAGAGCTAATCAGGGTTTGATGGAATTTGTAGAGATGTTCAAAGCGCCAATTAAAGTACTACATCCTCTACTCACCGCAACCCAAGAAGGCAACTTCAACGGTACCGAAGGGCTCTCGGCAATTCCCTTCGAAGGCATTATTTTGGCTCACTCAAATGAATCCGAGTGGCAAAGCTTTAAAAATAACAAAAACAACGAGGCCTTTTTAGACCGCGTTTATATTGTAAAAGTGCCTTATTGCTTACGAGTAAGCGAAGAGATAAAAATTTATCAAAAACTGCTAGATAATAGTGAATTAAACACTGCTAAATGTGCGCCAAGCACCTTAGAGTTATTGTCGCAGTTTTCAGTTTTATCGAGGCTTAAAGACCCAGAGAACTCAAGCATCTATTCAAAAATGCGAGTTTACGATGGCGAAACTCTAAAAGACACCGATCCAAAAGCCAAGTCTTATCAAGAATATAGAGACTTTGCCGGGGTTAACGAAGGCATGGAAGGTTTGTCCACCCGCTTCGCCTTTAAGATCTTGTCTCGAGTATTTAACTTTGATACCACCGAAGTCGCAGCTAACGCGGTTCATCTGTTCTATGTTCTTGAACAACAAATAGAGCGTGAACAATATAGCCAAGAAGTGGCGGACCGCTACTTAGAACACTTAAAAGGCTACTTAATTCCTAAATACGTCGACTTTATTGGCAAAGAAATTCAAACCGCCTACTTGGAGTCTTACTCTGAATACGGCCAAAATATCTTTGATCGTTACGTGATTTACGCCGATTTCTGGATTCAAGACCAAGAATATCGTGACCCAGATACTGGCCAGCTATTTGACCGAGCAGCGCTAAACGCCGAGCTTGAGAAAATAGAGAAGCCAGCTGGCATTAGTAATCCTAAAGACTTTCGTAATGAAATCGTTAACTTTGTCTTACGTGCTCGTGCTGGCAATGACGGTAAAAACCCTAACTGGACCAGCTACGAAAAACTTCGCACAGTGATTGAGAAGAAAATGTTCTCAAATACCGAAGACTTACTGCCAGTTATTTCCTTCAATACTAAAACCTCTGCCGACGACCAACAAAAACACGATGACTTTGTTGCTCGGATGATGGAGAAAGGATACACCCGCAAACAAGTGCGTTTGTTATCTGAATGGTATTTACGCGTTCGTAAATCGTCTTAG
- a CDS encoding YeaH/YhbH family protein, which produces MAHFIDRRLNGKNKSAVNRQRFIRRYKSQIKRAVNDAVNQRSIQDLENSESISIPHKDITEPFFHQGDGGQRQRTLPGNDQFGTGDKIERPPQGEGAGGPGDGEASDQGEGTEEFQFNISKDEYLDILFDDLELPNLQETDVDSIVEYRTARAGFTNDGVPANINIVRSLQNSLARRMAMGGDKRKRLRALELQLEQKQSDAHVPHSEIEAIKAEIVELKRKLSNIPFIDTFDLKFNNFAKHPVPSSQAVMFCLMDVSGSMDQATKDIAKRFYLLLYLFLTRSYEKIEVVFIRHHTQAKEVDEHEFFYSQETGGTIVSSALNLMDKIIEERYPKNQWNIYAAQASDGDNWADDSPKCRALLEKTLLPLSRHYAYIEITSRAHQSLWHEYEQLSEIFPNFSIRHVKNAEEILPTFRDLFKKTTV; this is translated from the coding sequence ATGGCTCATTTTATCGATCGACGTTTAAATGGTAAGAATAAAAGCGCGGTTAACCGCCAGCGCTTTATTCGCCGTTATAAAAGCCAAATTAAACGTGCAGTAAACGATGCCGTTAATCAACGCAGTATCCAAGATTTGGAGAACAGCGAAAGCATAAGCATTCCTCATAAAGACATTACCGAGCCCTTTTTTCATCAAGGAGATGGAGGGCAACGTCAGCGCACCCTACCCGGCAACGATCAATTTGGTACCGGCGATAAGATTGAACGCCCACCACAAGGTGAAGGAGCCGGCGGCCCTGGAGATGGCGAGGCCAGCGACCAAGGAGAAGGCACCGAAGAGTTTCAGTTTAATATTTCCAAAGACGAATATCTCGACATCTTGTTTGATGACTTAGAGCTTCCTAACCTGCAAGAAACCGATGTTGATAGCATTGTTGAATATCGCACCGCACGAGCCGGCTTTACCAACGACGGCGTACCCGCCAATATCAACATTGTTCGTTCTTTGCAAAATTCTCTGGCTAGACGCATGGCCATGGGTGGCGATAAGCGCAAACGGTTAAGAGCTTTAGAGCTGCAATTAGAACAAAAACAGTCTGACGCTCACGTTCCGCACAGTGAGATTGAAGCAATAAAAGCAGAGATCGTAGAACTTAAACGCAAGCTTTCAAACATTCCCTTTATCGATACCTTCGATCTTAAGTTTAATAACTTTGCCAAACACCCGGTGCCGAGTAGCCAAGCAGTAATGTTTTGTTTAATGGATGTCTCTGGCTCTATGGACCAAGCAACCAAAGACATTGCCAAGCGTTTCTACTTACTGCTCTATCTATTTTTGACCCGCAGTTACGAAAAAATCGAGGTGGTGTTTATTCGCCACCACACTCAAGCTAAAGAAGTTGATGAGCATGAGTTTTTCTACTCTCAAGAAACTGGTGGCACCATTGTTTCTAGCGCGCTTAACTTAATGGATAAAATTATTGAAGAACGCTACCCGAAAAACCAATGGAACATATACGCAGCCCAGGCTTCAGACGGCGATAACTGGGCCGATGACTCCCCAAAATGTCGCGCATTACTCGAGAAAACACTGCTCCCTCTAAGCCGCCATTACGCATACATAGAAATAACCAGCCGTGCCCACCAAAGCTTGTGGCACGAATACGAACAGCTCAGTGAAATCTTCCCTAACTTCTCTATTCGTCATGTGAAAAATGCCGAAGAAATATTGCCGACATTTAGAGATCTCTTCAAAAAAACCACTGTGTGA
- a CDS encoding LysR family transcriptional regulator, producing the protein MHITPERLVYLVTVAETRSFSAAARKLGVSPSAVSQLIQNMELDLNIRLFDRVSGQAPTLTDVGRTLYVQALEIVPRLQAMEKKAQSYHEGIEDKLTIGVSGYSFFPEYGEAIKSLLAKFPQLNVKIIDVDEFDSHNFGEDGEVDILITPAELIPRRGVESVMIGRIKWLCVCAPSHPLAKIKHALSIQDLLSQIQITPAVSNFITEDLAESVRLSSQVVNCSRMYQFKQLLLNGVGFGLFPEPLARTYIANNQLVELERDFIVDDFEWPIEVVWSQALGPAGEWFIEHLTE; encoded by the coding sequence ATGCATATTACTCCCGAACGTTTAGTTTATTTGGTGACAGTAGCAGAGACGCGTTCTTTCTCAGCGGCTGCGCGTAAACTAGGGGTTAGCCCTTCAGCAGTGAGCCAATTGATTCAAAATATGGAGTTGGATTTAAATATTCGACTTTTTGATCGTGTTTCTGGCCAAGCGCCAACCTTAACCGACGTTGGACGCACGCTTTATGTTCAGGCTTTGGAGATTGTTCCACGCTTACAAGCTATGGAGAAAAAAGCCCAATCTTACCATGAGGGGATTGAAGACAAATTAACCATTGGCGTATCGGGTTATAGCTTTTTTCCAGAGTATGGAGAGGCGATAAAGAGCTTGTTAGCTAAGTTTCCGCAATTAAATGTGAAGATCATTGATGTAGATGAGTTCGACTCCCATAATTTTGGTGAAGACGGCGAGGTAGACATTCTTATTACTCCTGCTGAGCTTATCCCACGTCGTGGAGTAGAGAGTGTTATGATTGGCCGAATTAAATGGTTGTGTGTTTGCGCGCCAAGCCATCCGCTTGCCAAGATAAAACATGCTTTATCTATTCAAGATCTCCTTTCGCAAATTCAAATAACTCCTGCAGTGTCTAACTTTATTACTGAAGATTTAGCTGAGTCAGTGCGCCTTAGTTCTCAGGTGGTTAATTGTTCAAGAATGTATCAATTTAAGCAGCTGTTGCTTAATGGCGTTGGCTTTGGTTTGTTCCCCGAGCCTTTAGCTAGAACCTACATCGCCAATAACCAACTGGTTGAGTTAGAGCGAGATTTTATTGTGGATGACTTTGAGTGGCCAATTGAAGTGGTTTGGAGTCAAGCTCTTGGGCCTGCTGGGGAATGGTTTATTGAGCATCTGACGGAGTAA
- a CDS encoding aminotransferase class V-fold PLP-dependent enzyme produces MTSLKHTRYRQFFPSLNGTNQPFAYLDSAASTQVPEVVLKDIEQYYRQGHANVHRASHSFARHATNAFELARKTLAEFIGAKAQNIIWTSGTTQAANLLADGLAHLVDEGDEIWVSELEHHSNLVPWQQLAFKRKAKLKVIPVLDNGDIDLAYLRQQLSDKCKIIAVAHVSNSIGAMQPIPELSRLAHQHCAKIVVDGAQAVAHLDIDVNRLACDYYLFSGHKLYGPTGIGVLYGSEEALELLEPSVFGGEMISKVSFETSTWNSLPYRLEAGTPNIAGAIGLASAIKFLAQFPIKERLSHERQLLAYALQQLKQHPKVELVGEPMMRVGLIAFNLRGVHPQDAATLFDQYNVALRCGHHCAMPLSSRLSPEGSIRLSIGLYNNQQDIDQAIEVIDKIMELFDE; encoded by the coding sequence GTGACTTCACTTAAGCATACTCGCTATCGACAGTTTTTCCCGTCATTAAACGGTACTAATCAGCCATTTGCATACCTTGATAGCGCAGCTTCAACTCAAGTCCCTGAAGTTGTCTTAAAAGACATTGAACAATATTACCGCCAAGGTCATGCCAATGTACATAGAGCAAGTCATAGCTTTGCTCGACATGCCACCAATGCCTTTGAATTAGCAAGGAAAACACTTGCAGAATTTATTGGTGCTAAGGCGCAAAACATTATTTGGACCAGCGGAACCACCCAGGCAGCGAACCTATTGGCAGACGGCCTCGCCCATCTAGTTGATGAAGGCGACGAAATTTGGGTTAGCGAGCTCGAACATCACTCAAACTTAGTACCTTGGCAACAATTAGCCTTTAAGCGTAAGGCGAAGCTAAAAGTAATTCCTGTACTCGATAATGGCGATATAGATTTAGCTTACCTTCGCCAGCAACTTAGCGACAAATGTAAAATTATTGCCGTTGCCCATGTATCAAACAGTATTGGTGCTATGCAGCCCATTCCTGAATTATCTAGGCTTGCCCACCAACACTGCGCAAAAATAGTTGTAGATGGCGCACAAGCAGTAGCCCACTTAGACATCGACGTTAATCGTTTAGCTTGTGATTATTACTTGTTTTCTGGGCACAAGTTATACGGCCCAACGGGCATTGGCGTGCTATATGGTAGCGAAGAAGCACTGGAACTGCTCGAGCCCAGCGTATTTGGTGGAGAGATGATAAGTAAGGTGTCTTTTGAAACAAGCACCTGGAACAGCCTTCCCTATCGCCTAGAAGCGGGAACGCCTAATATAGCCGGGGCAATAGGTTTGGCCTCTGCCATCAAATTTTTAGCGCAATTCCCTATAAAAGAGCGTCTTAGTCATGAACGCCAATTATTAGCTTATGCACTGCAGCAGCTTAAACAGCACCCTAAGGTTGAATTAGTTGGTGAACCTATGATGAGAGTAGGATTAATTGCCTTCAATTTGCGTGGAGTTCACCCGCAAGATGCTGCCACCCTATTTGACCAATACAATGTTGCTTTGCGTTGTGGCCATCATTGCGCAATGCCCTTAAGCAGTCGTTTGTCTCCAGAAGGCAGTATTCGCTTGTCTATTGGTCTATATAACAATCAGCAAGATATTGACCAAGCGATTGAGGTAATTGATAAAATAATGGAGTTGTTTGATGAATAA
- the nhaD gene encoding sodium:proton antiporter NhaD, whose translation MRILLPLLLLLFSSASYAADGFNLTSSWVGYSALVIFAIAYLLVMSEEVIHLRKSKPVLVAAGLIWFLIAIYYRGSGHEELVTDAFRHNLLEFSELMLFLLVAMTYINAMEERRLFDALRAWLVSKKLSYRKLFWLTGCLAFVISPVADNLTTALLMCAVVTKVAQGNSRFINLACINIVVGANAGGAFSPFGDITTLMVWQKGLVTFGQFFDLLIPSFVNFVIPAFIMSMFVSADAVEAEHEEVELKRGARRIVGLFLITIATAVMGHSLFHMPPVMGMMMGLGYLQFFGFFLRRTLATSLHRKAVDAISHRDDARLKALGSVVPFDIFNRVARAEWDTLLFFYGVVVCVGGLGFIGYLEMASNTMYLNWDPTYANIAVGVLSAIVDNIPVMFAVLTMEPTMSLGQWLLVTLTAGVGGSMLSIGSAAGVALMGQARGHYTFISHLRWAPVIALGYAASIVCHLVLNKALF comes from the coding sequence ATGCGTATATTGTTGCCTCTGCTATTGTTGTTATTTTCTTCTGCTAGTTATGCCGCTGATGGCTTTAATTTAACCTCGTCGTGGGTGGGCTATAGTGCGCTGGTTATTTTTGCTATCGCTTATTTATTGGTGATGAGCGAAGAAGTTATCCATTTACGAAAATCGAAACCAGTGCTGGTAGCCGCCGGCTTAATTTGGTTTTTGATTGCGATTTATTACCGCGGCTCTGGGCACGAAGAGCTGGTAACCGATGCTTTTCGCCATAACTTACTCGAGTTTTCAGAATTAATGTTGTTCTTGCTGGTGGCGATGACGTATATCAACGCCATGGAAGAGCGCCGCTTATTTGATGCTTTGCGGGCCTGGCTGGTCAGTAAGAAGCTGAGTTATCGCAAGCTGTTTTGGTTAACCGGCTGCTTAGCCTTTGTTATTTCGCCAGTGGCCGATAACCTCACTACCGCACTACTGATGTGCGCGGTGGTAACTAAAGTAGCGCAAGGCAACAGCCGATTTATTAACTTAGCCTGTATTAACATTGTAGTGGGAGCTAACGCTGGAGGGGCATTCAGTCCCTTTGGTGATATTACAACCCTGATGGTTTGGCAAAAAGGCTTAGTCACTTTTGGTCAGTTTTTCGATTTGTTAATTCCATCTTTTGTTAACTTCGTTATTCCTGCTTTTATCATGTCGATGTTTGTCTCCGCAGATGCGGTAGAAGCGGAACATGAGGAGGTCGAGCTTAAGCGCGGCGCAAGACGAATTGTCGGTTTATTTCTAATCACTATTGCCACTGCCGTAATGGGACATAGCCTGTTCCATATGCCTCCGGTTATGGGCATGATGATGGGCTTAGGTTATTTACAATTCTTTGGCTTCTTCTTACGCAGAACCTTAGCCACAAGCCTACATAGAAAGGCCGTTGATGCTATTTCTCATCGAGATGATGCCCGACTAAAAGCCTTGGGCAGTGTGGTTCCCTTTGACATTTTTAACCGGGTAGCACGGGCGGAGTGGGACACCTTATTGTTCTTCTACGGCGTGGTCGTGTGTGTTGGTGGCCTTGGCTTTATTGGTTATTTAGAAATGGCATCCAACACCATGTATCTAAATTGGGACCCAACTTACGCCAACATCGCTGTTGGGGTATTAAGTGCCATTGTAGATAATATTCCGGTGATGTTTGCAGTGCTTACCATGGAGCCTACGATGTCTTTAGGCCAATGGCTATTGGTGACGCTAACCGCAGGGGTTGGTGGTAGCATGTTATCAATTGGTTCTGCAGCTGGTGTTGCCCTAATGGGCCAAGCCAGAGGCCACTATACCTTCATTAGCCACCTTCGTTGGGCACCAGTAATTGCACTGGGTTACGCGGCATCTATTGTTTGTCACTTGGTGTTGAACAAAGCCTTGTTTTAA
- a CDS encoding GGDEF domain-containing protein: MQQPQVMLAWKSVFMGFSSSSQERQFANWQWQQQRQHLFWVQSLYCLCIISYLFQSGVLAAWWQQANIGASLALSVWFCCQIVVTWLGLKLVTARSAHVLLAAHAIIHFALVFALMHGGGALQFNGVPNWLVYSLPVLFICFYLPILLAVSLIVVATLLTLSVVEPLNTNQVQNWPYVELPNALVHSLLVSIIVCLCHALWRHRYTHEQGLDLFQEKEQPSSENLPLFKQSIDTDELTGYANFARFKQFSEIEIERTSRYQNAYSIVLINVNHFSRYRDKLGADEADKLLVKLANFLQSKIRKVDLLARCEKDQFVIGLPESSLYQALDTAERIHDALGSEFWLSYLDELELGSRLGVACVDGAANNIETLMNKAENAMNNHRSASALSYGR; encoded by the coding sequence ATGCAACAGCCACAAGTTATGCTAGCGTGGAAAAGCGTATTTATGGGCTTTTCTTCCTCAAGCCAAGAGCGGCAATTTGCTAACTGGCAGTGGCAACAACAGCGCCAACATCTCTTTTGGGTTCAATCGCTCTATTGCTTGTGTATTATCTCTTATCTTTTTCAATCGGGTGTACTTGCTGCTTGGTGGCAACAAGCCAATATAGGCGCATCTTTAGCATTAAGTGTTTGGTTTTGTTGTCAAATAGTGGTCACTTGGCTTGGTTTGAAATTGGTCACAGCCCGCTCAGCCCATGTTTTATTAGCTGCCCATGCAATAATACATTTCGCGTTAGTCTTTGCTTTAATGCATGGCGGAGGGGCGCTGCAGTTTAATGGCGTTCCAAACTGGTTAGTATACAGCCTACCGGTATTGTTTATTTGTTTCTATTTGCCCATCTTACTCGCTGTCAGCTTGATAGTTGTTGCTACTTTGCTCACCTTGAGTGTGGTTGAGCCCTTAAACACAAATCAAGTACAAAATTGGCCTTATGTTGAGCTGCCAAATGCCTTAGTTCACAGTTTGCTAGTATCTATTATTGTTTGTCTTTGTCATGCTTTGTGGCGTCATCGCTATACCCACGAACAAGGCTTAGACTTGTTCCAAGAGAAAGAACAGCCAAGCAGTGAAAACTTACCTTTGTTTAAGCAATCGATAGATACCGATGAACTTACTGGCTATGCAAATTTTGCTCGCTTTAAACAGTTTTCTGAGATAGAAATTGAACGTACCTCTCGTTATCAGAATGCCTATTCTATTGTTTTGATTAACGTCAATCATTTTAGCCGATACCGTGATAAATTAGGCGCTGATGAAGCGGATAAGCTATTGGTTAAACTAGCGAATTTTTTGCAATCTAAAATACGCAAAGTAGACTTGTTGGCCCGTTGCGAAAAAGATCAGTTTGTTATTGGGTTACCCGAGTCTAGCCTATATCAAGCTTTGGATACTGCTGAGCGGATCCACGATGCATTAGGCAGCGAGTTTTGGCTCAGTTATCTTGATGAGTTAGAGCTTGGCTCTCGTTTGGGGGTAGCTTGCGTAGATGGCGCTGCCAACAATATTGAGACACTAATGAACAAAGCTGAAAACGCAATGAACAATCATCGAAGTGCCAGCGCCCTAAGCTACGGACGCTAG